One window of the Penaeus monodon isolate SGIC_2016 chromosome 1, NSTDA_Pmon_1, whole genome shotgun sequence genome contains the following:
- the LOC119589518 gene encoding probable 28S ribosomal protein S26, mitochondrial: MLPLSQTSILTAGCIGRIWYPVGEASVSLGGVQAVRWRKPRWLPTAKSRLFTVPKRPVIPVEETREIQRLYNNYRTSLRAVRHHLREEYLRTSATSEVALQQVAEEEAEHQRLMEYNRMENERIAALREIRIKKELEDDLARVAATKQKLAEQAAIKQEEALRIITETQELVKTFIKRENLEKAIEHALANPVDYNSAIDQEGYIYRGRNTKVQDIPEENREKLARASQ; the protein is encoded by the exons ATGTTGCCTTTAAGTCAGACAAGCATTCTGACTGCTGGGTGTATTGGCAGGATCTGGTATCCGGTGGGAGAAGCTTCAGTGTCTCTTGGGGGAGTTCAAGCTGTAAG GTGGAGAAAACCACGATGGTTACCAACAGCAAAGAGCCGTCTCTTTACAGTCCCAAAACGTCCAGTCATCCCTGTAGAAGAGACAAGGGAGATACAGCGGCTGTACAATAATTATCGTACTAGTTTGCGAGCTGTGAG GCATCATTTAAGAGAGGAGTACCTTAGAACCAGTGCAACATCAGAGGTTGCATTACAACAGGTTGCAGAGGAAGAAGCTGAGCATCAGCGCCTCATGGAATACAACCGCATGGAAAATGAAAGGATTGCAGCTTTAAGAGAGATTAG GATAAAAAAAGAGCTGGAGGATGACCTGGCCCGTGTTGCTGCAACCAAACAGAAGCTTGCTGAGCAGGCAGCAATAAAACAAGAAGAAGCTTTACGAATTATTACGGAGACTCAG GAGCTGGTAAAGACATTTATTAAGCGTGAAAATTTGGAGAAGGCCATTGAACATGCACTTGCAAACCCAGTGGATTACAATAGTGCCATTGACCAAGAAGGTTACATTTATCGAGGCCGTAACACAAAAGTGCAAGATATTCCAGAAGAAAATCGAGAAAAGTTAGCAAGGGCAAGTCAGTAG